The following coding sequences are from one Geothrix sp. window:
- a CDS encoding class I SAM-dependent methyltransferase, with translation MLEGRQVQQMFSAIAGKYDLLNHVLSGGADFWWWWRMARASGAGPGKRFLDVAAGTGDSSLALARRGAEVVSTDFTHAMLRLGPAKFARKGFAKLIWASSDADAQRLPFREASFDGITICYGIRNVEDRPRAYAEFLRVLRPGGQLTILEFSTPVLPGLKAFYDWYSLRVLPRIGSWISGDASAYTYLPESIRTFPDQQALAAELEGAGFREVRWTNLTGGIVALHEALK, from the coding sequence ATGCTGGAAGGCAGGCAAGTGCAGCAGATGTTTTCGGCCATCGCCGGGAAGTACGACCTCCTGAATCACGTGCTTTCAGGCGGCGCGGATTTCTGGTGGTGGTGGCGCATGGCCCGGGCCAGCGGAGCCGGTCCCGGGAAGCGTTTCCTGGACGTTGCGGCGGGCACGGGGGATTCGAGCCTGGCGCTGGCGCGGCGCGGGGCCGAAGTGGTGAGCACGGACTTCACCCACGCCATGCTGCGCCTGGGGCCTGCGAAATTCGCGCGCAAGGGGTTCGCAAAGCTCATCTGGGCCTCCAGCGACGCCGACGCCCAGCGCCTGCCCTTCCGGGAGGCCAGCTTCGACGGGATCACCATCTGCTACGGCATCCGGAACGTGGAGGACCGCCCCCGGGCCTACGCCGAGTTCCTGCGGGTGCTGCGCCCCGGCGGGCAGCTCACCATCCTGGAGTTCAGCACGCCGGTCCTGCCCGGCCTCAAGGCCTTCTACGACTGGTACAGCCTGCGGGTGCTGCCCCGCATCGGGAGCTGGATCAGTGGAGACGCCTCGGCCTACACCTACCTGCCGGAGAGCATCCGGACCTTCCCCGATCAGCAGGCCCTGGCGGCGGAACTGGAAGGCGCGGGTTTCCGCGAGGTCCGCTGGACGAACCTCACGGGGGGCATCGTGGCCCTGCATGAAGCACTGAAGTAA